The sequence TCAAAGCAggcttataaatttttttgtttaacttaaTACGTAGTCTACTGTGCACTTATCCATTTCATCAGCCCCACTCTTATCACCAATATTTTTAGAATGGGTAGTGATTAGTTTACAAAATGGTGCAAAGTTTTCTCATGCGTGGACCCCAACGTAAATTTCCCTGGTTCACACCCTCTTAAAGTGAGCAAATTCCTAGTGATTGCTCACCAATTTCTCATCTTTGAGTTGAGAAACCGGAAAAACGAACTTAGtgtccaaaattccaaatgacCATAACAACTATCTTCCTCTCCTTCCTTCTCCTCCTTTCCGGACCGGCGACCTCTGAGTCTAAGCTAAATGACAAAGAACAAACAATCCTCCTGAAACTAAAGCAACATTGGCAAAACCCATCTCTAAGCCACTGGCAAAACCCACCATCTCTAAGCCACTTAAACTCCTCCCACCATTGTAACTGGCCAGAGATCACCTGCACCAACGGCTCAGTCACCCAACTACTTCTTCAAAACATGAACATCACCCAAACAGTCCCACCCTTCATCTGTGACCTCAAGAACCTCACAGTCATTGACCTTTCATACAACTTCATTTGTCAAGAGTTTCCTAAAGCTCTCTACAACTGTTCCAAGCTTGAAGAGCTCGACCTCTCGCAGAATTACTTCAACGGCACAATCCCCGTTGACATTCACCGCTTGTCTCACCTGCGCCGCCTCAACCTTGGAGCCAACAACTTCTATGGTAACATTCCATCATCTATTGGACAATTAACAGAGCTGAGGACGCTTCAGCTTTTCCAATGTGCATTCAATGGTTCTTTCCCGCGAGAAATAGGCAACTTGTTCAAACTTGAGTCACTCCAGTTGGCCTATAATGAAAACATGACAGCAGCAAAGTTGCCTTCGAGTTTCACTGAGTTGAAGAAGCTTAAGTTTTTATGGATTACTGCGTCTAATTTGAATGGAGAAGTCCCAGACACGATTGGAGAAATGGAGGCTTTGGTACATTTGGATTTATCAATAAACAATCTAACTGGGAAAATTCCGAGTAGTTTGTTTATGCTAAAGAATTTAAGTATTGTGTATCTTTACGCAAACCAATTGTCTGGGGAGATTCCTATGGTGGTTGAAGCATTAAACATTGATACTATTGACCTCTCGGTTAATAAATTGACCGGAAGCATACCTGATGATTTTGGCAAACTCAGAAACATAACAGGTCTAAGTTTGTTTTTCAATCAATTATCTGGAAAAATCCCAGACAGTATTGGCCGTCTTCCAAGTCTGATGGTCCTTAAAGTGTTTAGCAACAATTTAACAGGGACTCTGCCTCCGGACTTTGGGCTGTATTCTATGCTTGTAGAGTTCCAAGTTGCGGACAATAAGCTTGAAGGCAAGTTACCAGAACACTTGTGTGATAACGAAGGGTTGGTGGGTGTGGTAGCTTTTAACAACAACCTCACTGGAGAATTGCCTAAGTCGCTTGGCAATTGCAATGGTTTGAAAATTGTGACTGTCTTCAATAATAGGCTTTTTGGGGATATTCCTAGTGGCCTATGGACATCATTGAATTTGAGCATCTTGATTTTAAGTAACAATTCGTTTACAGGCGAGCTTCCTCAAAGAGTGGCAAAGAATCTCTCAAGATTGGAAATAAATAACAACAACTTTTCTGGTATGATTCCAGCTGGAGTGTCTTCCTGGAGGAAGTTGGTGGTATTTGAGGCTAGTAATAACCTCTTTACTGGCACAATTCCTCAAGAATTAACATCTCTTCCTTATTTAACAACTCTTTTTCTTGATCAAAATCAACTCTCAGGCTCCCTTCCACAAGATATTATATCATGGAAAACGTTAAATACTCTAAACCTTCGCCAAAATAAAATCTCTGGACTTATTCCTCCGGAATTAGGTAATTTGGCCGGTCTTACTGAGTTGGACTTGTCAGAAAACCAAATTTCTGGCCCAATCCCACCACAACTTGGCCTCCTGAGGCTCACTTTGCTCAATCTCTCTTCCAATCTTTTGAATGGGAGGATCCCGACACAATTCGAAAATGATGCATATGCCAACAGCTTCTTCAACAATTCCGTACTTTGTGCGAGTAAGCCGACTCTGAATATTAGAAAATGTGACTCAGAGGTAGAGCCCCAAAAATCGAGCAAACATCCATCCCAGTgtcttgttttaataatatatatggtGGCAGCTGCTCTATTGGGTTTGTTAGCTTCACTATTCGTGGTCAGATTTCATCGTAAGAGAAAGCATGGATTAGATTCCACATCCACATAGAAGCTTACCTCATTCCAAGGCtttatttcacaaaaaaatgAGATATCTTATTAGGATTGatagaaaataacataattgCTAGTTGTGGATCAGGGAAGGCACATGGTGGTGTTGTTAATCATTCGCATGATGTTACTGTGACGAGGATTTAGAATAACCAAAAGCTGGAGGAGTAGcttgaaaaataatttcttgcatAAGTTAAAATACCGAGTTCAACTCAACATTCCAACATATCTAGTGAAGTTACTCTGTTTTATTTCCCTTGATAATTCAAAACTTCTTGTGTATGAGTACTCAAAAATCATAGACTGGATTGGCAGTTGCTTAGGAACAGTAGAGCATCAAACATCTCAGTGCTCACCTCCTGTTAAAACTATAGATGGCAATGCAGAGCATCATAGCAGAGTCGGTGAGCTAAGGTGCATTAGTCAAGCAGCAGCAAGTGCAGCACCTGATGAGCAAAGGTGCACAGACCAAGCAACAAGGCTAGCACAGATCTTCTAGAAGTAATTGAAGAAGTTCCTTATCATGAGCTATTCATCCATAACTTTGAGGAGTTAGTTCCACGAAGTTAGGCAGTTAGAGAGTTTGTTATTTCTGAATGCCACATGTAAAGTTTAGATGGTTCTAGTAACAATTTTTAGTGCCAGATTAGGAAGTTAGTTATTTTGCTTGGTTCAAACTGTATATAAGTAGGATTAGGCTATGTATTTCAATTCAATTGATTGTAAAACTCTTTTCTTCATCAATGAAATTCTCTGAGTTTTATTTAGACGATTTCTCTAAGAATTTTACACCTCCAATCATTCATGGAGTCATGCAGATGTGAAACCTAGCAACATCcttttagataataatttttttttgtatagatTAGAGATATTCTGGGAGTTATCATTTGCTACGtgaacatttattaatttttccaatGAACTCTTCAAACTATGTGATGCCAATCCTACTAGAAAATGGATCAGACTTATCAGaacattaataattaaaataaatatgggtcattttactttgatttttttttggttgaaaatgagAAACAGAAAATTAATATGTCCCAGAGTCTTCCTTGAGATCTAAAAAATGGCCCACGTGTCGCCACCGAATCTCCACGTGGGAGCTGTCCACGTGCATCTTCATTATTGGATGCTTCCGTCATATTCTTCGTGCGCTAGAGAACACCCACCTAATTATACTACCTACaattaccttcttttttttcttttcttttttggttaaaaaaccTACAATTACCTACAATTAGCTATTAAGAATCATACATACCCACATATTTCATGTCTCTTTTTAAATGAAACTAATAGGGAGGATTTGCAAATGAGAAATAATATCAAGATGGTTTTTCTCCAGTGTGTTTTTCACTTGAGAATGagtagcctttttttttttcttctcagcAAAACAGAGAATGAGTAGCCTTTGACAGACCTGAAGTAGCCCTTTGTCGaccactttcttcttcttttgctttcaCTTGGCTTTTTCCTCTAGTAATTTTATTTCCCAAATGGAATTTCATGGACTGAAGAATCTTCACTTTATGACTTTTGCTTCAACTGCTTGTCTGCCTTTTGAATTATTGCTGTCACACAGCttcttttatattctttttacatttatttaggAAAAAGACAACAGCCCACTTGCTTTACCATCTAGAGAGTCTTCAATAGTCATCATATTATAATGTTGAGAAAGATTGTCACCATGTTCACACTTAAACGTGGACAATTATCCCCTATATTCTTTTTCGTACGAGACTTTTGAAATAATTGTGATTGGGTCTTGGCTTTTTTTATGAAGGTTTGGTTTGAATTATTGATCACTTGGACTGAACAATTGATTTTGAATCTGCATTATTAGATCAGCGAATCTGAGGCAATGTTTGGTATCTCcaacaaaaataacttttgtAGCTTTCACCTATTTCATCTctctttttaaatgaaatttagaAATAATATCTCGGCATAGTTTTCATGTCAAATCTTAAacggtaagttgttattagttctaatttaaatacacaattaatttattttttttgcac is a genomic window of Quercus lobata isolate SW786 chromosome 2, ValleyOak3.0 Primary Assembly, whole genome shotgun sequence containing:
- the LOC115975251 gene encoding receptor-like protein 52, coding for MTITTIFLSFLLLLSGPATSESKLNDKEQTILLKLKQHWQNPSLSHWQNPPSLSHLNSSHHCNWPEITCTNGSVTQLLLQNMNITQTVPPFICDLKNLTVIDLSYNFICQEFPKALYNCSKLEELDLSQNYFNGTIPVDIHRLSHLRRLNLGANNFYGNIPSSIGQLTELRTLQLFQCAFNGSFPREIGNLFKLESLQLAYNENMTAAKLPSSFTELKKLKFLWITASNLNGEVPDTIGEMEALVHLDLSINNLTGKIPSSLFMLKNLSIVYLYANQLSGEIPMVVEALNIDTIDLSVNKLTGSIPDDFGKLRNITGLSLFFNQLSGKIPDSIGRLPSLMVLKVFSNNLTGTLPPDFGLYSMLVEFQVADNKLEGKLPEHLCDNEGLVGVVAFNNNLTGELPKSLGNCNGLKIVTVFNNRLFGDIPSGLWTSLNLSILILSNNSFTGELPQRVAKNLSRLEINNNNFSGMIPAGVSSWRKLVVFEASNNLFTGTIPQELTSLPYLTTLFLDQNQLSGSLPQDIISWKTLNTLNLRQNKISGLIPPELGNLAGLTELDLSENQISGPIPPQLGLLRLTLLNLSSNLLNGRIPTQFENDAYANSFFNNSVLCASKPTLNIRKCDSEVEPQKSSKHPSQCLVLIIYMVAAALLGLLASLFVVRFHRKRKHGLDSTST